A window of Borrelia coriaceae genomic DNA:
CTCTTAATACTGTATTGTTGCTTTTCATTTCTTCTCGCAACACTGTATTGTTATTTTCCATTTCTTTAAGTAAATTTTTTTCTATATTCAATATATCTTTCTGTAAATTTTTCTCTACATTGTTTATCTTGGTATCTAAATTTTCTAACCTATTGTTAAATTCCATCCTAACAAATTCAATATCTTTTTTTAAATTATTCTCTACATTAAGAACTTGTTGTTCTAATGAATTAATCTTTTCTCTTAAAACTTCAAAATTATAATTGTCATTATGAAGTAAAATAAAATCTACTGCTGCTTCAGTAAAGCCCTTATTTAAGAATTCCATTCTTAGATCTTCTGTTCTATATGTTTTATATGCCAAATTATTCATAAATACTCCTTATGCTTAGTTTTTTAAACTTTCAAAGTCTTTTTTAAACTTCTCGAGTAAATCTTTTTTGTCTTTAAAAATCCTATCTAAAAAATAGCTAATAAATTTCGTATTTTTCTTATAAAAATCATAACTCTCCTGGCTTTCAAGTTGAAATCTTAATGGCTTTATTGAATTTTCTTTTACAACATCTTTATCTAGGCCTGATTTCCTAATTCTTTTATATGATTCTCTAAATCCAAATTGTTTAATTTCTTCCATTTTTAAATCACCTGATAACACCTTTTTGTAAAGCCGTAAATACAAGAATGCTTGACTTCTTGCTATAACAAATTTTTCAAGAAAATCTTCAAATCTTTTGTACCCATCAAGTCGGTAAAGTTTTTTCATTCTTATCGTATATAAAATCTTCATTAATTCAATCTTATTGCTTATATCGTTTACAGTAATTCTTCTTATTTGGTTTTTATAACTTTCATATTCTATTTCATCGTCCTTGTCATTATCCCTTTCAAAATGATGAATACTAGTCTTTCTACTGTTTAGGACAATTTCTTTTTTCTGCTTTCTAGACATTGTGGTCTCCTTTATTTTCCAAATATATTGAAAGTACGCTAGCGTACTTTCAATATATTTTCCAAGGCATCTTGAGCCTCTTTGTAATACGTTTCTTGAACATCAGGTTCTTTTAACTCGTTAATTAAAACTTTAATACTGTTAAGACTATGAACTTTTCCTTGAATAAACATTCCATAATTTTTTAATACTAACTCTTCTATATCCTTAAAAGTATTCCTATTCTTAATAAACTGATTTTCAACTATTGCAACAGCTATTTTTTTATTTTTGAAAATATTCACCTCTTCTATTGCATCCATTAGCATAGGAAATGCTTCTACAGACCATCTCTCTAGTTGAACTGGTATTATAACCTTATCTGTAATATTTAGAGCATTGTATAGCAAAGGACTGAGACTAGGAGGTGTATCAATCATTATATAATCAAAATTATTATTATATAAAATCTTATTTATGCAATGTTCCAATAGTTGTTCTTTATATCTTTCATCTTCTTGTTCAAATTTACACAAAATTGGATGAGCAGGTATAATATACATTTTATTACTTATCTTATTTAAATATTTGTTTAAATTAGCATTCCTATAGTCTTTAAGCATATAATATATATTAAGCCCTTCAACACTTTTTATATACCTGATGAAATAGCTAGTTAAACTGTTTTGAGGATCTAAATCAATCAATAAGACTTTTTTATTAAAATTTTTCAAAATGTGACTAAAAATAATTGCTAACACACTTTTACCAACGCCACCTTTAATTGATGCAATCGTTATTATTTCTGGTTTTTTTCTATCCATTTAGTTATAATTCCTCCATCTGGTAGTTTTTTATTGTAAAATTCATATACTTCTTTTTCTAACTTGATTATTAGTCCTAGCAAGAATTGACTATACTGTGTTTGCGTTTTTCCTTTTCTAATCAAGCGAGATATCCCTTTGATGTAGCAATAAACACTACCTTTTTTAAATCTAAATTCTATATAATAAACCTTTGAAAAGGTGGACGACTTCATAATCCCATTTTCCTCATACTTTGTTATGATTCTTTGTATGGGTTTTCTATAGCCATAATAAATACCTAGGAATTTATCATTTCCTTTTATAGAAAATAAATTAAATTCATTGATTTTTGCTCTATTAAATAATCCTCTAAATGAAACGAAAAATTTATGTGTTTGGTTCTTATTAATCCCAAACACATATAAATCATTCATTATTTTTGTATGATATATTTTTCTAGCATTGTCCTCTTCTATTTTGGCAAAGATACGTTCTTTTTTTATTTCTTTAATCTCAGACTTTTTGGTTTTGAGGCGCATTAATATATTTTCCATAGTCAGTTTTTAAATGCTAATTCTTTTCAATTTTTCTGTTCCTAAATAGATCGTTTTACCATTTTCCATTGTTTTCAACAATTCATAATAGTAATAGTTGTTAAATATCGTGTTGTGTGTTAATTTGCTTTGTTTATTCAAATAATCTCTTAGAATCGGTATCGGTATTAAAATGTCAATGTTTACTTTATGTCTTAATTGTTCGAGAAGTATATTGAAGATATTATTTCTGATGTTTTCTTCTTCTTTTAAACTTGTTTGAACATTTTTAATTTTTTTTATTATCTTTTCCAAGTCGTTATACTTATCATTTTCGATGATGAAATGTGATTTGTGCTTGTATTGTTCGTATACCTTTTTTATTTGTTTTTCTAGTTGCTTACTGCCGTAGCCTTTATCTTTTAAGCTAGTCTTTGTTTCATCTAGTATTTTATTTAATACTTTCCTTTTTCTTTCAAGTTTTTTTCTTATTGATATGGTACCATTGATTTCTTCATATATATCATTTTTAATAAAACCTTCTATTCTTTTAATTACCTTGCATACTTTAATTATATTATTTTTTTCCAGCTTCAGATATAAGATAAGGTAGAGTATATTTGGTTTGAAGTGGCATTTTGGAGTGTATCTTCTATATTGTAAATCCATGTAATTTAATGTTGATCTTAATAGGATTAATTTGTGTTTATATGTATTGATATATTTTTTTATAAGTTGCATTTTTAATCTCCCATGATTTATTGTGTCTTATTGTTAAACATCATAACTGAATAGACAATAAAAAGTAAACTGTTATTTTGATAAAAATGATAAAAACTATTGTAATAAAATGTAAAAAGTAAAAGAATATGAAGCAGAGGTAATGATATAATCTTTAGTGTATAAACATTTGTTATACATGTTACTTATCGTTTGTTTTTCGATTCCTTGTACTGTCCCACTAGGGGTTCTCTATGTGAAAATACAGATGTGTAACTGGCCTGTGAATTTCGATGAATTTAAGCATGAATTTATAAAATTATTGCCCATGTCATTGTGGGCAAGTATATTGATTGTTTAAAAAAAATCTTTTCTTGCTTTTTCATATATGAAAGCTTTTTGTAGATGTGTTGATGTTTATTATTATGTTCGGTTTTTTTCCTTATATTGAAATAATAAAATATACACAGATCTTCATGTATGGTAGCAAATATTGCATCTAAATCATCTATTTCATATACGAGATAAGCAGCTTGATCTTGGTTTTTATATTTGATAAATTTATAAGATTTTTCAAATAGAGATTTATGTTCTTCGGATACGCTATCTGCATCTTCTGACATTGGACTGTAAAAACTTATAGTGAAATCGTTTTGAAAGTGACGTGAAAGTTCCTTACCAGGAAAAAATTTGCTTTGCCTTATTTCGTCTATAAAGTATTTGCCAAGATTTTTTAAGTTATTAAAATTGGTTTTCCATTTTTGACACGTACTAATTTTCTTTTTGAATCAGTGTATCTATCATATTTTGCTCTTCCTTCTTTTACATTATCAAATAGATTCATTACAACAGTTAATAATAAGAGTATTTTTATATTATTTAATCTTTAAAAAAAGACTTTATTTATATAAAAATGACAAGATTTTATATACATTAATCATGTACACTATTTAAAATTAATCTAACAGAAATAATATCTTAGTAATAAATACTACAGCAGTGTTTAGTACAACAGCATGAAATTAAATATATTCATGATAATTTACTATAATTAAAGTTTATAAATGTAAATTAGTATATATTTTGTATTTGCTTATATAAGCTTAGTGAATATATTTTACTTTCGAAATTTGTTTCAGTACATAAAAAAATCACCTCGACTTTAAGTCTAGTCAAGAGTGAATTATTTATATATAATAAATATATAAATTTCCAAAGCTTCACAAATGATGTGAAAATCTAAACTTTGGAATAAAACATAAACCGTATGAATAGTGTAACAAAAGAAACAAAAAAATTCAATTCAAATGATACCAAAGACCAAATAAAGTCAATACTAAAATCACTTGTAGAATTAAATAAAGATAAAACATCTTCTGATACTAAATTTATTCGAGTATCACAAGTTAGATATCAAATAAACAGAATGTTAAGACGCAAACTGCGCTTGTATAAAATATACTGGATAATAGCAATTAAAAATGCAAAATACAGGAAGTCGTGTGGAGTAGAAGAATACTCAGCACGTGATATATACAATATAGTAATCAAGCTGCTGAAAAATGATGGACAAAAGACAGTATGTAGACGAACAATTGAAAGAGATATAAAACTCTTAAATGAAATGGGTCTTTTAGAATCTAAAATTATAAGATTTGGTGAGAATAAGGGAAGCATGTCTTTTTATAAACAAAATATGCAGTTAGCACATTTACATAAAGACATAATCTTTAAATACCTTTTACACTTACTAAAAGAGAGTTTAAATGATAAAAAAATTGTTGGTAATTTTGATGACTCATTAGAAGAAAGCAATTTTAATTACACAAACCTTAAAAAATTTGGAATCCTGTCTGAAATAGATGAAATGAATAAGAAAAGTGTAATGTCGCATCGTGTCGACCCTCATGCTTTTAATAATAAAGCTAATATAAGCAATAATAAGAATTCTAAAGAATTGCTTTTTAAGAATACTGATTCGAGTAAACCAAAAAAAGAAGAGTGTAGATTTAAAAGGAATGATGTAGAGACAAGGTTAACTTGTGAACATAAAATTAGTAAAAATTATCTAAAGCAAATAAAAGAACACAGTAACAACGATGCAACATACATCAATGCCCTAATCAATCTAGAGACCGCAATAAATGAGTACCAAGGTGAATATTACATCGAAGATATTTTAGAACATTTCTTAAAGCAGTTTGGTAATAGGTACAAGTATAAGATTTGGATGATGATGAGGCGTAGTGATGGTGTTATTAGCGATTACGATCTTATTTGGGAAGGAAGGTTTAGGGATTGGTATCCCAATAAGTACAAGAGTAATTGTGCGGTTAAAGAGACTTATGGAGAAAATTTACGAATAGGA
This region includes:
- the bdr gene encoding Bdr family repetitive protein; the encoded protein is MNNLAYKTYRTEDLRMEFLNKGFTEAAVDFILLHNDNYNFEVLREKINSLEQQVLNVENNLKKDIEFVRMEFNNRLENLDTKINNVEKNLQKDILNIEKNLLKEMENNNTVLREEMKSNNTVLREEMKKDNAILLEKFDMSNKMLLEKLSVGNRMLTVITAIGIPIIISIIMSLISKFFIR
- a CDS encoding chromosome replication/partitioning protein encodes the protein MSRKQKKEIVLNSRKTSIHHFERDNDKDDEIEYESYKNQIRRITVNDISNKIELMKILYTIRMKKLYRLDGYKRFEDFLEKFVIARSQAFLYLRLYKKVLSGDLKMEEIKQFGFRESYKRIRKSGLDKDVVKENSIKPLRFQLESQESYDFYKKNTKFISYFLDRIFKDKKDLLEKFKKDFESLKN
- a CDS encoding ParA family protein, with amino-acid sequence MDRKKPEIITIASIKGGVGKSVLAIIFSHILKNFNKKVLLIDLDPQNSLTSYFIRYIKSVEGLNIYYMLKDYRNANLNKYLNKISNKMYIIPAHPILCKFEQEDERYKEQLLEHCINKILYNNNFDYIMIDTPPSLSPLLYNALNITDKVIIPVQLERWSVEAFPMLMDAIEEVNIFKNKKIAVAIVENQFIKNRNTFKDIEELVLKNYGMFIQGKVHSLNSIKVLINELKEPDVQETYYKEAQDALENILKVR
- a CDS encoding DUF226 domain-containing protein, whose translation is MENILMRLKTKKSEIKEIKKERIFAKIEEDNARKIYHTKIMNDLYVFGINKNQTHKFFVSFRGLFNRAKINEFNLFSIKGNDKFLGIYYGYRKPIQRIITKYEENGIMKSSTFSKVYYIEFRFKKGSVYCYIKGISRLIRKGKTQTQYSQFLLGLIIKLEKEVYEFYNKKLPDGGIITKWIEKNQK
- a CDS encoding plasmid maintenance protein, which codes for MQLIKKYINTYKHKLILLRSTLNYMDLQYRRYTPKCHFKPNILYLILYLKLEKNNIIKVCKVIKRIEGFIKNDIYEEINGTISIRKKLERKRKVLNKILDETKTSLKDKGYGSKQLEKQIKKVYEQYKHKSHFIIENDKYNDLEKIIKKIKNVQTSLKEEENIRNNIFNILLEQLRHKVNIDILIPIPILRDYLNKQSKLTHNTIFNNYYYYELLKTMENGKTIYLGTEKLKRISI
- a CDS encoding plasmid maintenance protein — its product is MNSVTKETKKFNSNDTKDQIKSILKSLVELNKDKTSSDTKFIRVSQVRYQINRMLRRKLRLYKIYWIIAIKNAKYRKSCGVEEYSARDIYNIVIKLLKNDGQKTVCRRTIERDIKLLNEMGLLESKIIRFGENKGSMSFYKQNMQLAHLHKDIIFKYLLHLLKESLNDKKIVGNFDDSLEESNFNYTNLKKFGILSEIDEMNKKSVMSHRVDPHAFNNKANISNNKNSKELLFKNTDSSKPKKEECRFKRNDVETRLTCEHKISKNYLKQIKEHSNNDATYINALINLETAINEYQGEYYIEDILEHFLKQFGNRYKYKIWMMMRRSDGVISDYDLIWEGRFRDWYPNKYKSNCAVKETYGENLRIGIKKASVFKEKRANEQLNVEELKEKEIEKEKEREEERKREADRLQKYLTGLFEREAKEREERLRKAREEELNLKKKARESLLATLEKSKERCVGLDISNNGMDKMIDASSNDDSMVKFAIRDDFGGFKTTKGLSMVNLGIMIEDMGQNDNLKEKESK